In the genome of Labrus mixtus chromosome 21, fLabMix1.1, whole genome shotgun sequence, one region contains:
- the tmem101 gene encoding transmembrane protein 101, translated as MAAPSRKQTLRFLSQLGAFILTRFGFWNCFSMLMLFAERADSKRKPDIHIPYLYVDMGAAVLCASFMSFGVKRRWFAMASAVQLAVSTYASYIGGQVYYGDWLKVRMYSRALAIIGGFLVLASGAGEVYRQKARSRSLQSTGQVFLGVYLICVVYSLQHSKEDRQAYLNHIVGGEITLMLLEVLFGVLALAFLSGCYIRLAAQILSVVLPLVILLIDGNLGYWHNTCKVEFWNQMKLIGHNVGIFGAVLILATDG; from the exons ATGGCAGCTCCCAGCAGGAAGCAGACGTTGCGGTTTCTCAGCCAGTtgggggcttttattttgacccGGTTCGGGTTCTGGAACTGCTTCAGTATGTTGATGCTGTTTGCTGAACGAGCGGACTCGAAAAG gAAGCCAGACATCCATATCCCGTACCTGTATGTGGACATGGGTGCAGCGGTGCTCTGCGCCAGCTTCATGTCGTTCGGGGTGAAGAGGAGGTGGTTCGCCATGGCCTCTGCCGTTCAGCTGGCTGTCAGCACGTATGCTTCTTACATCGGAGGACAAGTTTACTACGGCGACTGGCTTAAG GTGCGGATGTACTCCAGAGCGCTGGCCATCATTGGAGGCTTCCTGGTTCTGGCCAGCGGCGCGGGGGAGGTGTACAGACAGAAAGCTCGCAGCAGATCCCTGCAGTCCACGGGACAAGTCTTCCTGGGAGTCTACCTCATCTGCGTG GTGTACTCCCTCCAGCACAGCAAAGAGGATCGACAGGCCTACCTGAACCACATCGTCGGAGGAGAGATCACCCTGATGCTGCTGGAGGTCCTGTTCGGGGTGCTGGCTCTGGCCTTCCTCTCCGGCTGCTACATCCGCCTGGCGGCTCAGATCCTGTCCGtcgtcctgccgctggtcatCCTGCTCATCGACGGAAACCTGGGCTACTGGCACAACACGTGTAAAGTGGAGTTCTGGAACCAGATGAAGCTCATCGGACACAACGTGGGCATCTTCGGCGCTGTGCTGATCCTGGCTACAGACGgttga